From a single Brassica napus cultivar Da-Ae chromosome C9, Da-Ae, whole genome shotgun sequence genomic region:
- the BNAC09G43050D gene encoding uncharacterized protein BNAC09G43050D — protein sequence MAKSLHFTRLMSSSAITALSSHFPFSIKPRIIHKPYFFSSTPYPLQYDMIINRPTQSSLSQPRRRPQSPRAIESTSSPDPDFDSWVDNKLASEREKGRPGSGDPEMDKEKRKYYSKRRKRLYGSDSEDEGGRKSDEGFVELKPEVVEFDRLHQREEELYFYDTFAYPWEKDKHYKMVYQLEKKYFPDQGLDKAFLQPGESPSGKVTGKKKRDGGDAENCDDEKFVFFDEVKDKEKVEESVTEKKVEQFFKGLTKSANERGVASGGGDGDGEPFLVTRNGELPPRWDGPNGTVLLVNKPKGWTSFTVCGKLRRIVKVKKVGHAGTLDPMATGLLIVCVGKATKVVDRYQGMIKGYSGVFRLGEATSTLDADSPVIQREPWEHIKDDDIKKALTSFLGEIWQVPPMFSAIKVGGEKMYDKARRGETVELSPRRISIFQFDIERSLDDRQNLIFRVVCSKGTYIRSLCADLAKALGSCAHLTALRRDSIGEYSANDAWEFNELEAAITKNYF from the exons ATGGCGAAATCTCTACACTTCACAAGACTAATGTCATCATCAGCAATAACGGCTCTCTCCTCTCACTTCCCCTTCTCAATCAAACCGAGAATCATCCATAAACCCTACTTCTTCTCCTCAACTCCGTACCCACTCCAATACGACATGATCATCAACCGCCCCACACAGTCCTCCCTCTCCCAACCCCGCCGCCGCCCCCAATCCCCTCGAGCCATCGAATCCACCTCCTCCCCCGACCCGGACTTCGACTCCTGGGTCGACAACAAACTCGCCTCGGAGCGCGAAAAGGGCCGACCCGGTTCGGGAGACCCGGAGATGgacaaggagaagaggaagTACTACAGCAAGAGGAGGAAGAGGCTGTACGGATCAGATTCCGAGGACGAAGGAGGGAGGAAATCAGATGAAGGATTCGTGGAGCTGAAGCCAGAGGTGGTGGAGTTCGATAGGTTGCATCAGAGGGAGGAGGAGTTGTATTTCTACGACACGTTTGCGTATCCGTGGGAGAAGGATAAGCATTATAAGATGGTGTATCAGCTGGAGAAGAAGTATTTTCCTGATCAGGGCTTGGATAAGGCTTTCTTGCAGCCTGGAGAGTCTCCCTCCGGGAAAGTTACTGGGAAGAAGAAAAGGGATGGTGGTGATGCGGAGAATTGTGATGATGAGAAGTTTGTGTTTTTTGATGAAGTGAAGGATAAGGAGAAGGTAGAGGAGAGTGTTACTGAGAAGAAAGTGGAACAGTTTTTCAAGGGTTTGACGAAGTCAGCTAATGAGAGAGGTGTGGctagtggtggtggtgatggtgatggAGAGCCTTTTCTTGTGACGAGGAACGGTGAGCTTCCTCCTAGATGGGATGGTCCTAACGGTACAGTGCTTTTGGTGAACAAACCCAAAG GATGGACTTCATTCACCGTCTGTGGTAAGCTACGACGAATAGTCAAAGTGAAGAAG GTTGGTCATGCTGGGACACTTGATCCTATGGCTACTGGTCTCTTAATCGTCTGTGTTGGTAAAGCTACCAAGGTGGTTGACAG ATACCAAGGGATGATCAAAGGTTATAGCGGAGTTTTTCGTCTTGGTGAAGCCACTTCAACTTTAGACGCTGACTCTCCT GTGATTCAACGAGAGCCTTGGGAGCATATTAAGGACGATGACATTAAGAAAGCTTTGACATCTTTTCTTGGCGAGATATGGCAAGTTCCTCCAATGTTCTCAGCTATTAAA GTTGGAGGTGAGAAGATGTACGACAAGGCGAGAAGAGGAGAAACCGTGGAGCTTTCTCCCAGACGAATTTCGATTTTTCAGTTTGACATAGAACGCAGTTTAGATGACAG ACAGAATCTGATCTTCCGAGTTGTATGCTCCAAGGGTACATACATAAGATCTCTCTGTGCAGATCTTGCTAAAGCTCTTGGAAG TTGTGCTCACCTCACTGCTCTCCGGCGAGACTCAATCG GTGAATATTCTGCTAACGATGCTTGGGAGTTCAATGAGTTAGAAGCAGCAATCACCAAAAACTACTTCTAG
- the LOC106417880 gene encoding cytochrome P450 724B1, translating into MLVVFIFFAFGFVFLSILILHKSVSKQNETTYHHSSLSGSMGWPFIGETISFFKPHRSDSIGTFLQQHVSRYGKVFKSNICGGKAIVSCEQELNMFILHNEGKLFTSDYPKAMHDILGEYSLLLVTGEVHRKLRNVIISFINLTKSKPEFLLCAENLSISMLASWKNCREIEFHNEVKMFTLSVMVNQLLSIKPEDPARRYVLQDFLSYMKGFISLPVPLPGTAYTNAIKARKRLSARVMEMIKSRENKEEEMNKALREEDFLDVLMSSEDLNYEEKVSIVLDILLGGFETSATLLSLVVYFLAKSPSLLQKLKEEHEAIRAKKGDGELLNWKDYQKMEFTQCVMSEALRCGNIVKTVHRKATHDIKFKEYVIPKGWKVFPIFTAVHLDPSLHENPFEFNPMRWTDKAKMNRKMTAFGGGVRVCPGGELGKLQIAFFLHHLVLSYRWQTKSDEMPIAHPYVEFKRGMLLEIDPTS; encoded by the exons ATGCTGGTGGTCTTCATCTTTTTTGCGTTTGGATTTGTCTTTCTCTCTATATTGATTCTTCACAAATCAGTATCTAAGCAAAATGAAACAACATATCATCACTCATCTCTAAGTGGTAGCATGGGATGGCCGTTTATTGGAGAaaccatttctttcttcaagcCTCATAGATCAGACTCCATAGGCACATTCTTGCAACAACATGTTTCACG GTATGGAAAAGTATTCAAGTCAAATATATGTGGTGGTAAAGCCATAGTCTCATGTGAACAAGAACTCAACATGTTCATACTTCACAACGAAGGGAAGTTATTTACATCAGATTATCCAAAAGCGATGCATGACATTCTTGGCGAATATTCCCTCTTATTAGTCACTGGAGAAGTTCACaggaaactaagaaatgttATCATTAGCTTCATCAATCTTACAAAGTCGAAACCTGAGTTTCTTCTCTGCGCAGAGAATCTCTCCATCTCGATGCTAGCGTCATGGAAAAATTGCCGAGAAATCGAATTCCATAACGAAgttaaaatg TTTACTCTTAGTGTTATGGTTAACCAACTCTTGAGCATCAAACCAGAAGACCCAGCAAGACGTTATGTATTGCAAGATTTTTTATCTTATATGAAAGGGTTTATATCGTTACCAGTGCCGCTTCCAGGAACGGCTTATACAAACGCAATTAAG GCTAGGAAGAGATTGTCCGCGAGGGTTATGGAGATGATAAAATCCagagaaaataaagaagaagagatgaataAAGCATTACGAGAAGAAGATTTTCTAGATGTGCTAATGTCAAGTGAGGATCTAAACTATGAAGAGAAAGTTAGCATTGTACTAGACATTTTGCTTGGGGGCTTTGAAACAAGTGCAACTCTTCTTTCCTTGGTTGTCTATTTTCTTGCTAAGTCTCCAAGCCTCCTTCAAAAACTCAAG GAAGAACATGAAGCCATTAGAGCCAAGAAAGGAGATGGAGAACTCTTGAACTGGAAAGATTATCAGAAGATGGAATTCACCCAATGT GTCATGTCTGAAGCACTGCGATGTGGAAATATTGTCAAGACGGTACATAGAAAAGCTACCCACGATATTAAATTCAAAG AATATGTGATTCCAAAGGGATGGAAGGTGTTTCCTATTTTCACAGCAGTACATCTTGATCCATCTCTCCATGAAAATCCTTTTGAATTCAATCCCATGAGATGGACC gaTAAGGCCAAGATGAACAGAAAAATGACGGCGTTTGGAGGAGGAGTAAGAGTATGTCCTGGTGGTGAACTTGGAAAACTCCAAATTGCttttttccttcatcatcttGTCCTCTCTTATAG GTGGCAAACAAAGTCAGATGAAATGCCAATAGCGCATCCTTACGTGGAGTTTAAGAGAGGCATGCTTTTGGAGATCGACCCAACAAGTTAA
- the LOC106417559 gene encoding protein SON-like, with the protein MSQSLTTSSKNKAIVQVQEDDDLVILPAVDNSELIARFKLSLVGRLFNRERRSVESLIALLPRPNIWDVKGRVCGVDLGNQRFQFDFDSEDDLQKVLSKRPCHYNKWSFALERWAPHIGDSFPNTMTFWVTALGIPTHFWLDPIFRALGRRLGNVGLVEEKTAKFQVEINAELPLKFSLRAQLPSGEIVPVSLEYVNLHRWCHSCRLISHEEDTCPTLSEEQRENHRLIKEANREANRDQGQQSILDMNRKGDLSKRFSAAAPKAPSYLERRSGKGTQRDNRDRVWKRMDSRYAPRDDHREKNRHAPRERDILPPSKEAYNKRRYDDSFAASKHREKARREERKRVPTSQSSKGEIAPEEPGDKQLARPSSSSKREKIVDVPLKTSLTQSQLAKQVNSSPDHVREHPFRLALQKSSGDLKLKGKVGDLGDSSESVRSAKKSLRFAAETNRSPPKTHPRSPPNSEERKKKSWYEMTLEEEEEVSKQATDDKDKPYSGDPELNEVDDPNA; encoded by the coding sequence ATGTCTCAGTCACTTACAACCTCCAGCAAGAACAAGGCGATAGTACAAGTGCAAGAGGATGACGACCTGGTTATTCTCCCGGCAGTTGATAACTCGGAACTGATAGCCCGCTTCAAGCTCAGCCTGGTGGGACGGCTCTTCAACAGAGAGAGGCGTAGTGTTGAATCCCTTATTGCTTTACTCCCACGACCAAATATCTGGGACGTTAAAGGCAGAGTCTGTGGAGTAGACTTGGGAAACCAAAGATTTCAGTTTGACTTTGATTCTGAAGATGATCTTCAGAAGGTTCTGAGTAAAAGGCCTTGCCATTACAACAAATGGTCCTTTGCTCTAGAGAGATGGGCACCTCACATAGGTGACTCATTCCCTAACACTATGACATTTTGGGTCACTGCTTTGGGGATCCCCACACACTTCTGGCTTGACCCGATCTTCAGAGCCCTTGGAAGAAGGCTTGGAAATGTGGGTCTGGTGGAAGAAAAAACAGCGAAGTTCCAAGTTGAGATTAATGCTGAACTCCCTTTGAAATTTTCTCTTCGTGCGCAGCTCCCCTCTGGGGAAATTGTTCCAGTCTCCTTGGAATATGTCAACCTCCACCGATGGTGCCACTCCTGCCGTCTAATATCCCACGAAGAAGATACTTGCCCAACGCTATCTGAGGAACAAAGAGAGAACCATCGACTGATAAAGGAAGCTAACAGAGAGGCTAACAGAGACCAAGGCCAACAATCCATACTCGATATGAATAGAAAGGGAGACCTCTCAAAGCGTTTCAGTGCAGCTGCCCCAAAGGCTCCAAGCTATCTCGAGAGACGCTCCGGGAAAGGAACTCAAAGAGATAACCGGGATAGAGTTTGGAAACGCATGGACTCCCGGTATGCTCCTAGAGATGACCACCGTGAGAAAAATCGACATGCCCCTCGCGAAAGAGATATCCTACCACCTAGCAAAGAAGCATACAACAAGAGAAGGTATGATGATTCCTTCGCAGCAAGCAAACATCGTGAAAAAGCCAGGAGGGAAGAGAGGAAGCGTGTACCTACATCACAAAGCTCTAAGGGAGAGATAGCTCCTGAAGAACCCGGTGATAAACAACTTGCGCGGCCTTCCTCTAGctcaaaaagagagaaaatagtTGATGTCCCTCTTAAAACATCGCTGACACAATCCCAACTGGCTAAACAAGTCAACTCCTCCCCGGATCATGTCAGGGAACATCCCTTTAGATTAGCCCTCCAGAAATCTTCAGGAGACTTGAAGTTGAAAGGAAAAGTTGGGGATTTGGGAGATTCCTCCGAATCCGTAAGATCAGCAAAGAAGAGTCTGAGGTTCGCCGCTGAGACGAATCGATCACCACCCAAAACCCACCCAAGATCACCACCTAACAGCGAGGAAAGGAAGAAAAAGAGCTGGTATGAGATGACattggaggaggaagaagaggtaAGCAAACAAGCTACAGATGATAAAGATAAGCCTTACTCGGGTGATCCAGAATTAAATGAAGTTGATGACCCTAATGCGTAG
- the LOC106418626 gene encoding E3 ubiquitin-protein ligase RGLG2 → MGTGNSKENWRQESSSSSRSASSPSAASSSSWASHQSYPQYGPDSYTYPPPPSYAPPPPEYTHPLPSPSYTTQPYSQPPPSQSHGNNKKRLERKYSKISDEYSSLEQVTEALAGAGLESSNLIVGIDFTKSNEWTGARSFNRKSLHFIGNSPNPYEQAITIIGRTLAAFDEDNLIPCYGFGDASTHDQDVFSFNPEDRFCNGFEEVLGRYKEIVPQLKLAGPTSFAPIIDMAMTIVEQSGGQYHVLVIIADGQVTRSVDTENGQLSPQEQKTVDAIVEASKLPLSIVLVGVGDGPWDMMREFDDNIPSRAFDNFQFVNFTEIMSKNKAQSFKETEFALSALMEIPQQYKATLELNLLGRRNGYIPERFPLPPPMHGGYNKPKATPRVPSFKPSVPPYPTESYPVRSSPAQPATTTSAFDNQLCPICLSNPKDMAFGCGHQTCCECGPDLQMCPICRAPIHTRIKLY, encoded by the exons ATGGGGACAGGGAACTCAAAGGAAAACTGGAGACAGGAGTCTTCATCATCGTCTAGGTCAGCTTCTTCACCTTCAgcagcatcttcttcttcatgggcTTCTCATCAAAGCTATCCTCAATACGGTCCTGATAGCTATACCTATCCTCCTCCGCCTTCATATGCTCCTCCACCTCCTGAGTATACACACCCTCTCCCTTCACCTTCATATACCACTCAGCCTTATTCTCAACCTCCGCCGTCTCAAAGCCATGGCAATAATAAGAAGAGGTTGGAGCGCAAGTATTCAAAAATCTCTGATGAGTACTCCTCTTTAGAGCAG GTGACGGAGGCTCTTGCAGGTGCAGGTCTAGAATCTTCTAATCTCATTGTTGGTATTGATTTCACCAAGAGCAATGAATGGACAGGAGCCAGGTCCTTTAATAGGAAAAGCCTACACTTCATAGGCAATAGTCCCAATCCTTATGAACAGGCCATAACCATCATAGGAAGAACCTTAGCCGCCTTTGACGAGGACAACTTGATTCCATGTTACGGTTTTGGAGATGCGTCAACGCATGATCAAGACGTGTTTAGTTTCAATCCTGAGGATAGGTTCTGTAATGGGTTTGAGGAAGTGCTTGGTCGCTATAAAGAGATCGTCCCTCAGCTTAAGCTCGcag GGCCAACCTCATTTGCTCCCATCATTGACATGGCCATGACCATTGTCGAGCAGAGTGGTGGCCAGTATCATGTCTTAGTGATAATAGCAGATGGGCAGGTTACAAGAAGTGTTGACACTGAAAACGGACAGTTAAGTCCGCAAGAACAGAAGACTGTGGATGCTATCGTGGAAGCAAG TAAGCTTCCTCTATCAATCGTCTTAGTTGGGGTTGGGGATGGACCATGGGACATGATGAGGGAGTTTGATGATAACATTCCCTCCAGAGCTTTTGATAACTTCCAA TTTGTGAACTTCACAGAGATAATGTCAAAGAACAAAGCTCAGTCCTTTAAAGAAACAGAGTTTGCCCTTTCTGCTCTCATGGAGATTCCTCAACAGTACAAGGCGACATTAGAGCTTAACCTTCTAGG AAGAAGGAATGGGTATATACCGGAACGATTCCCTCTTCCACCTCCAATGCATGGTGGATACAACAAGCCAAAGGCCACTCCTCGTGTTCCAAGTTTCAAACCGAGTGTACCTCCTTATCCAACTGAAAGCTATCCAGTAAGGTCTAGTCCTGCACAGCCAGCTACTACAACCTCTGCTTTTGATAACCAG CTATGTCCTATTTGTCTGAGCAATCCTAAAGACATGGCCTTTGGTTGTGGCCATCAG ACATGCTGCGAGTGTGGACCGGATCTTCAAATGTGTCCGATTTGCCGTGCACCAATCCACACAAGAATAAAGCTCTACTAG
- the LOC111210014 gene encoding zinc finger protein CO3, protein MCSLTSPAGEVNQSKRRSKRIRKRKQMESTYMDKSPSNPETSRKQIRKKTKRPKFLSLKLELGTSHEIEESPGATKSKKKKKHKPSKQSKTKGVDTTPFKEKKRAETVGGEKEEEQYDTVAAYLFSSATDSSMSSIQDLLPSSAVHVDCGGGRNLPPYDRREHGGSSSSSLLKTAMRKGASKEEETTEERWVSYSEVVEEVMSRSGTPRCCGGDGKDGRRSLALKLDYEQIMEAWSDKGTLYVDGEPPQTVPDLHASADVFTGGGDSGSLWTVPEMETTERLWRGHREASLLRYKEKRQNRLFSKRIRYEVRKLNAEKRPRVKGRFVKRDD, encoded by the exons ATGTGTAGTTTAACCAGTCCGGCCGGCGAAGTTAATCAGAGCAAGAGAAGATCGAAGAGGATCAGGAAGAGGAAACAGATGGAATCAACTTACATGGACAAGTCTCCTTCGAATCCCGAAACGTCTCGTAAGCAGATCAGGAAGAAGACGAAAAGACCCAAGTTTCTCAGTCTCAAGCTCGAACTCGGCACCTCTCATGAGATCGAAGAGAGTCCCGGAGCCACgaagagcaagaagaagaagaaacacaaaCCATCGAAGCAGAGCAAGACGAAAGGAGTCGATACGACGCCGtttaaggagaagaagagagcgGAGACTGTGGgaggagagaaagaagaagagcagTACGACACCGTTGCAGCTTACCTCTTCAGCTCCGCCACTGACAGCTCAATGTCCTCGATCCAAGATCTCCTCCCTTCCTCCGCCGTCCACGTAGATTGCGGCGGAGGAAGGAATCTGCCTCCGTACGACCGTCGGGAGCATGGCGggtcgtcttcttcttcgcttTTAAAGACGGCGATGAGGAAAGGAGCGAGCAAGGAAGAGGAGACGACGGAGGAGCGTTGGGTGAGTTATTCGGAGGTTGTGGAGGAGGTGATGAGCCGGAGCGGAACTCCACGGTGTTGCGGTGGAGATGGAAAAGATGGACGGCGTTCGCTGGCTCTGAAGCTTGATTATGAGCAGATCATGGAGGCTTGGTCGGATAAAGGTACTCTTTATGTCGACGGAGAACCGCCGCAGACGGTGCCGGACTTGCATGCTTCCGCTGAT GTGTTTACTGGCGGCGGAGACTCAGGGAGTTTGTGGACGGTGCCCGAGATGGAGACGACGGAGAGGTTATGGAGAGGGCATAGAGAAGCCAGCTTGCTCCGGTATAAGGAGAAACGACAAAACCGTCTTTTCTCTAAGCGGATTCGATACGAAGTTCGTAAACTCAACGCTGAGAAACGTCCTCGTGTTAAG GGCCGGTTTGTGAAGAGAGACGATTAG
- the BNAC09G43080D gene encoding uncharacterized protein BNAC09G43080D yields MAFSPKITNLPYKRLSQEDDVFNETTSRSSSYPYRFKRVLSLRGRKRIRVRVKIRRLRGFVRKKASKVKIGVLKILKRLKESQSHFGDLFAGNYLFMQVNPSSLNTKYVFDRSFQVQNGNLPLSKVSLPRVLM; encoded by the exons ATGGCTTTTTCTCCCAAGATCACCAATCTCCCTTACAAGAGGCTTTCTCAAGAAGATGATGTCTTCAACGAAACAACAAGTAGATCGTCATCATATCCATACAG GTTCAAGAGAGTACTGTCACTGAGAGGAAGGAAAAGGATTAGAGTTAGAGTAAAGATCCGGAGACTTAGGGGATTTGTGAGGAAGAAAGCGAGTAAGGTTAAAATtggagttttaaaaatattgaagaggTTGAAGGAGAGTCAATCACACTTTGGTGATCTCTTTGCTGGTAATTACCTTTTCATGCAAGTTAATCCTTCTTCTCTTAACACTAAGTATGTCTTCGACCGATCTTTTCAAGTTCAAAATGGTAACTTACCTCTCTCTAAAGTATCTCTTCCTAGAGTTCTTATGTAA
- the LOC111210017 gene encoding alpha/beta hydrolase domain-containing protein 17B → MGGVTSSVAAKFAFFPPSPASYRLITDDMTGLLVMNPFPHRENVEISKLPTRRGTEIVAMYVRHPMATSTLLYSHGNAADLGQMYELFIELSIHLKVNLMGYDYSGYGQSTGKPSEHNTYADIEAAYKCLEETYGAKQEDVILYGQSVGSGPTLDLAARLPQLRAVVLHSPILSGLRVMYPVKKTYWFDIYKNIDKIPLVNCPVLVIHGTSDEVVDCSHGKQLWELSKEKYEPLWLEGGNHCDLEQYPEYIKHLKKFIATVERSLSSRKSTCQSENQSSDVEMPRQSVDRREKSRQSVDRREKEKPPKGQSKKSKLRITFEQHLDRSRRSVDLHEKARKSVDHYSHHHQNNHEIERGRKSVDRLDRVRSE, encoded by the exons atgggaggTGTGACGTCATCAGTTGCGGCGAAGTTCGCTTTCTTCCCACCGAGTCCAGCCTCTTACAGGCTGATAACCGACGATATGACTGGACTTCTTGTGATGAACCCGTTTCCTCACCGCGAAAACGTGGAGATATCGAAGCTGCCGACACGTAGAGGAACAGAGATCGTGGCTATGTACGTGAGACACCCGATGGCTACCTCTACTCTGCTTTATTCCCATGGAAACGCAGCCGATCTGGGCCAGATGTATGAGCTCTTCATCGAATTGAGCATCCATCTTAAGGTTAATCTTATGGG GTATGATTACTCTGGGTATGGACAATCTACTGGAAAG CCAAGTGAGCACAATACATATGCTGATATTGAAGCTGCTTATAAATGTCTTGAAGAGACATATGGAGCAAAACAGGAAGACGTTATCCTCTATGGCCAATCCGTAGGAAGTGGACCTACATTAGACCTCGCTGCAAGATTACCTCAGCTAAGAGCTGTTGTTCTCCATAGCCCGATTCTTTCAGGTCTAAGAGTTATGTATCCAGTGAAGAAGACTTACTGGTTCGACATCTACAAG AATATCGACAAGATCCCACTTGTGAATTGCCCTGTTCTTGTCATTCAC GGAACTAGTGATGAAGTTGTTGACTGTTCCCATGGAAAACAATTATGGGAACTCTCTAAAGAGAAGTACGAACCGCTTTGGCTTGAAGGCGGCAACCATTGTGATCTAGAACAGTACCCTGAATACATCAAACACCTCAAGAAGTTCATCGCAACCGTAGAGAGGTCTCTCTCCTCTAGGAAGAGCACGTGCCAATCAGAAAACCAGAGCAGCGATGTTGAAATGCCGAGGCAGAGCGTTGACAGAAGAGAGAAGTCAAGACAAAGCGTTGATAGAAGGGAGAAAGAGAAACCTCCAAAGGGTCAGTCCAAGAAGAGTAAGTTGAGAATCACTTTCGAGCAGCATTTGGATCGGTCCAGGAGAAGCGTTGACCTTCACGAGAAGGCAAGGAAGAGCGTTGACCACTatagtcatcatcatcagaataATCATGAGATTGAGAGAGGAAGGAAGAGTGTTGATAGATTGGATAGAGTACGGTCCGAATAA
- the LOC106418385 gene encoding GDSL esterase/lipase At5g14450-like, with product MKSDLERARLMVSSAVFPCLLLSLLITVTTAAPVQRTCAFPAIYNFGDSNSDTGGISAAFEPIRAPYGQGFFHKPAGRDSDGRLTIDFIAERVGLPYLSAYLNSLGSNFRHGANFATGGSTIRRQNETIFQYGISPFSLDMQIAQFDQFKSRSAELFSQIKIRSEREKLPRQEEFAKALYTFDIGQNDLSVGFRTMSVDQLKATIPDIVSHLASAVRNIYQQGGRTFWIHNTGPFGCLPVNMFYMGTPAPGYLDKSGCVKAQNEMAMEFNRKLKETIINLRKELTRAAITYVDVYSAKYEMMSNPKRLGFANPLKVCCGYHEKYDHIWCGTKGKVNNTEIYGAPCRNPATAVSWDGVHYTEAANKHVADRTHGGLLTDPPVPITRACYRQ from the exons ATGAAGAGCGATCTTGAAAGGGCACGGCTTATGGTATCTTCTGCTGTGTTTCCATGTCTTCTTCTCTCCCTCCTAATAACAGTGACAACAGCTGCTCCAGTTCAGCGTACGTGTGCTTTTCCGGCGATTTACAACTTCGGAGATTCTAACTCCGACACTGGAGGAATCTCCGCCGCCTTCGAGCCCATTAGAGCTCCTTACGGTCAAGGTTTCTTCCACAAACCCGCTGGACGAGACTCCGATGGTCGTCTCACCATTGATTTCATAG CTGAGCGTGTGGGACTACCGTACTTGAGCGCGTACCTAAACTCACTAGGATCGAACTTCAGACATGGGGCTAACTTTGCAACAGGTGGATCAACCATAAGAAGGCAAAACGAAACCATTTTTCAATATGGGATCAGCCCGTTCTCTCTCGATATGCAGATTGCTCAGTTTGATCAGTTCAAATCAAGATCTGCAGAGCTGTTCTCACAAA TTAAGATTAGATCTGAAAGAGAGAAGCTTCCAAGACAGGAAGAGTTTGCAAAGGCTTTGTATACTTTTGATATTGGGCAGAATGATCTCTCTGTTGGGTTTAGGACAATGAGCGTCGACCAACTCAAGGCGACGATACCCGACATTGTCAGCCACTTAGCCTCTGCTGTTCGG AACATATATCAGCAAGGAGGAAGAACATTTTGGATCCACAACACAGGCCCTTTCGGTTGTCTACCAGTAAACATGTTCTACATGGGGACTCCTGCGCCAGGCTACTTGGACAAATCCGGCTGCGTGAAAGCTCAGAACGAAATGGCGATGGAGTTCAACAGGAAGCTCAAGGAAACAATCATTAATCTAAGAAAAGAACTCACCAGAGCAGCCATCACTTACGTTGATGTCTACTCTGCCAAATACGAAATGATGAGCAATCCTAAGAGACTAG GATTTGCAAATCCATTGAAGGTATGTTGCGGCTACCATGAGAAGTATGATCACATCTGGTGCGGAACTAAAGGGAAAGTGAACAATACCGAAATCTACGGTGCCCCATGCCGGAACCCGGCAACGGCTGTGAGCTGGGATGGAGTTCACTATACCGAAGCTGCAAACAAGCATGTGGCTGATCGTACACATGGTGGATTGCTCACAGACCCTCCAGTTCCAATCACTCGAGCTTGTTATAGACAGTGA
- the LOC106417782 gene encoding classical arabinogalactan protein 6 — MARQFIVFALLAIIVATAFAADAPAASPKKSPSPTTAPATKTPTAPTKAPTATPKSSSADAPKSSSAASPKTSSPAAGGPAAEDDSSASGPSDSSDAPSVSSPPAPTPDSTSTADGPSDGPSAESPTSGAVSTVKLSVAGITAAISLFFFSF; from the coding sequence atggcACGCCAGTTTATCGTATTTGCTCTATTGGCTATCATTGTTGCCACCGCTTTCGCCGCCGATGCTCCCGCAGCTTCCCCGAAGAAGTCTCCGTCTCCGACCACCGCACCAGCAACCAAAACTCCAACTGCCCCAACGAAGGCTCCTACCGCCACACCAAAATCTTCCTCCGCTGATGCGCCTAAGTCATCTTCAGCCGCTTCTCCCAAAACATCTTCCCCTGCTGCAGGAGGACCCGCCGCCGAGGATGACTCCTCTGCCTCTGGTCCCAGTGACAGCTCTGATGCACCTAGCGTGTCCTCTCCGCCAGCTCCCACACCCGACAGCACATCCACTGCTGATGGACCAAGCGATGGACCCAGTGCAGAGTCACCAACCAGCGGTGCCGTGTCCACCGTCAAGCTTTCTGTTGCTGGCATAACAGCCGCCATCAGCttgttcttcttttctttctaa